In Funiculus sociatus GB2-C1, the following proteins share a genomic window:
- a CDS encoding class I SAM-dependent methyltransferase gives MQVQQITRLLIASVSIVSLGIASCSQQREFDAQAQPTVQAQPTVQAQAPAPSPQTQERAADVPFVPTPNEVVAEMLKVGQVKGDDVLYDLGSGDGRIVITAAKQFGTRGTGIDINPELVQQSKDNAQKAGVADRVRFLQQDLFQTNLSDATVVTLYLLPDINVKLRPKLLKELKPGTRIVSHDFDMGEWKPERVVQVQGPARQHTIYYWTVPENIPENLR, from the coding sequence ATGCAAGTACAACAAATCACAAGGTTATTAATTGCAAGTGTGAGTATTGTCAGCTTGGGCATTGCAAGTTGTAGCCAACAACGAGAATTCGATGCACAAGCCCAACCCACTGTTCAAGCCCAACCCACTGTTCAAGCCCAAGCACCTGCTCCCAGCCCTCAAACCCAAGAACGTGCCGCAGATGTACCATTTGTACCCACGCCAAATGAAGTTGTAGCCGAAATGCTAAAAGTAGGACAAGTCAAAGGTGACGATGTACTCTACGATCTCGGCAGTGGCGATGGGAGAATTGTGATTACCGCAGCAAAACAATTCGGCACTCGTGGCACTGGCATAGACATTAATCCAGAGCTGGTTCAGCAAAGTAAAGACAATGCCCAAAAAGCGGGTGTAGCTGACCGCGTGCGATTTTTACAACAAGACCTTTTTCAAACTAATTTGAGCGACGCAACAGTAGTGACGCTCTATCTGCTTCCTGATATTAACGTGAAACTTCGGCCCAAGCTGTTAAAAGAACTCAAACCAGGCACCCGCATTGTTTCCCATGACTTCGACATGGGGGAATGGAAACCTGAGCGTGTGGTACAGGTGCAAGGGCCTGCTCGTCAGCACACAATTTACTACTGGACTGTACCTGAGAATATCCCGGAAAATTTGCGATGA
- a CDS encoding ABC transporter permease subunit (The N-terminal region of this protein, as described by TIGR01726, is a three transmembrane segment that identifies a subfamily of ABC transporter permease subunits, which specificities that include histidine, arginine, glutamine, glutamate, L-cystine (sic), the opines (in Agrobacterium) octopine and nopaline, etc.) gives MHRFIQSRWRRQGLVFGLSCLLILGIFLLSASFAKAKTTLKVAVEPTYPPFELLGENNEIDGFDVDLFKAIAQASDFEIAFVTMQFDGMIPALQAKTVDAAIAAMTITAERQKVVDFSRPYFRSGLAIAIKADNTEITSLESLQNKKVAVQIGTTGAAEAAKIPGAKISTFDSSPLVLQELINGNVDAAINDAAVTLYAIKENNLKSIKIINQLLTEEYYGIPTPKGSPYLDDINKGLAIILGNGTYNRLYRKWFNAEAPPLPETLNFDKSTTPLKATNVILNAMPYLLQGVFVTLYLTAFSVFLGMIGGSLLGIARLSTIAPLRWATRAYIDFFRGTPLLVQIFMIYFGIPALMQSFGINFNLGRLTASVIALSLNSSAYIAEIVRAGIQSIDIGQSEAAQSLGLGRVETMRYVIFPQALRRMLPPLGNEFITLLKDTSLVAVIGFEELFQQGRLIVANNYRAFEIYAAVALIYLALTLLSSRTFSFLERSMNPVKAAK, from the coding sequence ATGCACAGATTCATTCAGTCACGTTGGCGACGCCAAGGTTTAGTTTTTGGCTTGAGTTGTCTGCTGATTTTGGGCATTTTTCTGTTGAGTGCCAGTTTCGCCAAAGCAAAAACCACGCTTAAGGTAGCAGTAGAGCCTACATATCCGCCGTTTGAGTTGCTGGGGGAAAACAACGAGATAGACGGCTTTGATGTAGATTTGTTTAAAGCGATCGCGCAAGCGTCTGATTTCGAGATTGCATTTGTAACGATGCAATTTGACGGGATGATTCCAGCTTTGCAGGCGAAAACCGTCGATGCAGCGATCGCAGCCATGACGATCACCGCCGAACGTCAGAAAGTGGTAGATTTTTCCCGTCCTTATTTCAGATCCGGGTTAGCGATCGCCATCAAAGCTGACAACACAGAAATTACTTCCCTAGAAAGTCTCCAAAACAAGAAGGTAGCTGTACAAATCGGCACCACTGGCGCAGCCGAAGCAGCAAAAATACCTGGTGCCAAAATTAGCACCTTCGATTCTTCACCGCTAGTGCTTCAAGAACTAATCAACGGCAATGTAGATGCCGCCATTAATGATGCTGCCGTAACTCTCTACGCTATCAAAGAAAACAACCTCAAGTCAATCAAAATTATCAATCAACTGCTTACAGAAGAATACTATGGCATCCCCACCCCTAAAGGTTCTCCCTATTTAGATGACATCAACAAAGGGCTGGCAATTATCTTGGGAAATGGCACCTACAATCGCCTTTATCGGAAGTGGTTTAATGCCGAAGCCCCACCACTTCCAGAAACACTCAACTTTGATAAATCAACAACTCCCCTAAAAGCTACCAACGTCATCTTAAACGCAATGCCCTACTTATTGCAGGGAGTTTTCGTGACGCTATATCTAACAGCATTCTCCGTCTTTTTAGGAATGATTGGCGGTTCACTTTTAGGAATTGCCCGCCTCTCAACCATAGCGCCCCTGCGTTGGGCAACCAGAGCATATATTGACTTTTTCCGGGGAACGCCTTTGCTGGTGCAGATTTTCATGATTTACTTTGGCATACCTGCTCTCATGCAAAGCTTTGGCATCAATTTCAATTTGGGAAGACTAACAGCATCAGTGATAGCGTTGAGTCTCAATAGCAGCGCATATATTGCTGAAATCGTCCGCGCAGGTATCCAGTCTATTGACATCGGGCAATCAGAAGCTGCCCAGTCGCTGGGGTTGGGAAGAGTGGAAACAATGCGCTATGTCATCTTTCCCCAAGCCTTACGGCGGATGCTGCCCCCCTTGGGCAACGAGTTTATCACCTTACTCAAAGATACTAGCTTAGTAGCGGTGATTGGATTTGAGGAATTATTCCAACAAGGGCGATTAATTGTGGCAAATAACTATCGCGCCTTTGAAATTTACGCTGCTGTTGCTTTAATTTATTTGGCATTAACATTACTTTCCTCACGCACTTTTAGTTTCTTAGAGCGTTCGATGAATCCAGTTAAAGCTGCTAAATAG
- a CDS encoding amino acid ABC transporter ATP-binding protein, with the protein MEDSTPAIVFEGIEKSFGSLKVLQGISGEIHRGEVVAIIGSSGCGKSTLLRCFNRLETINGGRLVVNGIDLSRPQLNQKQLRRLRAQVGMVFQQFNLFPHLSVLENLMLAPRLVLGKSGSQIEEQARFYLEKVGLVEKAKAYPEQLSGGQKQRVAIARSLCMNPQIMLFDEPTSALDPELVGEVLVVMQQLAEEGMTMVVVTHEMQFARDVAHRVFFMDRGCVAEQGSARAVLTQPKSDRLRTFLSRMNFAENLSN; encoded by the coding sequence ATGGAGGATTCCACCCCGGCAATTGTCTTTGAAGGCATTGAGAAAAGCTTTGGTTCTCTCAAAGTCTTACAAGGAATTAGCGGTGAAATCCACCGGGGAGAAGTGGTGGCGATAATCGGGTCAAGTGGTTGTGGTAAGAGTACGCTGTTGCGCTGCTTCAACCGTCTGGAGACGATTAACGGCGGGCGTTTAGTTGTCAATGGGATAGATTTGTCGCGTCCGCAACTCAATCAAAAGCAATTGCGGAGGCTACGGGCGCAGGTGGGGATGGTTTTTCAGCAGTTTAATCTGTTTCCTCATTTGAGCGTGTTGGAAAATTTAATGCTGGCTCCGCGTTTGGTGTTAGGTAAATCTGGCTCTCAGATTGAGGAGCAGGCGCGATTTTATTTAGAGAAAGTTGGTTTAGTGGAGAAAGCAAAGGCTTATCCAGAACAGCTCTCTGGAGGACAAAAGCAACGAGTAGCGATCGCTCGCAGTTTGTGTATGAACCCCCAGATTATGCTATTTGATGAACCGACTAGCGCCCTCGATCCAGAATTGGTCGGGGAAGTGCTGGTGGTGATGCAGCAGCTTGCAGAAGAAGGAATGACGATGGTGGTGGTGACGCACGAGATGCAGTTTGCTCGCGATGTGGCGCATCGAGTATTCTTTATGGATCGAGGTTGTGTAGCGGAACAAGGTTCCGCAAGGGCAGTTTTGACTCAGCCAAAAAGCGATCGCTTGCGTACTTTCTTGAGTCGCATGAATTTCGCTGAGAATTTATCAAATTAA